A window of Silurus meridionalis isolate SWU-2019-XX chromosome 4, ASM1480568v1, whole genome shotgun sequence contains these coding sequences:
- the LOC124384862 gene encoding uncharacterized protein LOC124384862, translating into MAEQATHKSENVQGTETLSVEEYQKLLRLLKVQLPKGLLTPEVITQSTHPNIIKDAIGLKQYLKNCTLQIAQIPRLACWKIKQALQLKEKDQFQDITKIIFFRNIRDATKETLVKRWENNTQADCGFRIKESYLQTIGQFDQKDTDVSHSRYGNYAENQMNAMDCFEFYLEQKGLTLDDEKYKKNTKLEFEFLSGKVNFLMDIKSTPEDISPTEKVLIKCNSTTHYRAKEICSLPKEGFQAEFNTSHQFYLQAQAFAFILKEKAKLENNPVLVKSVIVLKVKPSNKFYWGEVSDDTEKIKQLNNICKSEALPRFLAVLNLIFEKTN; encoded by the coding sequence ATGGCAGAACAGGCAACACACAAAAGTGAAAATGTGCAGGGGACAGAAACACTTAGTGTTGAAGAGTATCAGAAACTACTAAGGTTATTAAAGGTTCAACTCCCTAAAGGGCTTCTGACCCCAGAGGTGATTACTCAATCCACACACCCAAACATCATCAAAGATGCGATAGGTCTCAAACAATATCTGAAAAACTGCACACTTCAAATCGCTCAGATTCCCCGTCTGGCTTGTTGGAAAATTAAACAGGCATTGCAGCTAAAAGAGAAAGATCAATTTCAAGACATTACAAAgattatattttttagaaatataaGAGATGCAACTAAGGAGACCCTGGTGAAACGATGGGAAAACAACACTCAGGCTGATTGTGGCTTCAGGATAAAAGAGAGTTACTTACAGACAATTGGACAATTTGATCAAAAGGATACAGATGTTAGTCATTCCCGCTACGGAAATTATGCCGAAAACCAAATGAATGCAATGGACTGCTTTGAATTCTACCTGGAACAAAAGGGGCTTACTCTGGATGatgagaaatataaaaaaaatacaaagctgGAATTTGAATTTCTCTCTGGAAAGGTGAACTTTTTAATGGACATTAAAAGCACCCCTGAAGACATCTCACCTACTGAGAAAGTCCTAATTAAATgtaacagcacaacacattacaGAGCAAAAGAAATTTGTTCTCTGCCCAAAGAAGGATTTCAGGCTGAATTCAACACTTCCCATCAGTTCTATCTTCAAGCTCAGGCCTTCGCGTTCATCCTGAAAGAAAAAGCCAAATTGGAAAATAATCCAGTTTTAGTCAAATCTGTCATTGTTCTGAAAGTTAAACCTTCAAACAAATTCTACTGGGGAGAGGTGAGCGATGACACAGAGAAGATTAAGCAACTGAACAACATCTGCAAAAGCGAAGCATTGCCTCGATTTCTGGCAGTTCTTAATCTCATCTTTGAGAAAACAAACTAG
- the rbfox1l gene encoding RNA binding protein fox-1 homolog 1-like isoform X2 encodes MGAPAQEAGPGSSDPALPQVYAAPPSYPPPGQAPPTPAARLPTLDFSSAHSSSDYPDHHQLRVYQSAQHEGAEPLTANNTEEGLAPVTSDPQPLNVPVVTGAGPGSSSEEEGSGKAQPKRLHVSNIPFRFRDPDLRQMFGQFGKILDVEIIFNERGSKGFGFVTFENASEADRAREKLNGTIVEGRKIEVNNATARVVTKKPQTPLVNTAGWKINPVMGAMYAPELYTVASFPYPVPTATLAYRGSALRGRGRAVYNTIRSAAAAATPTAVPAYPGVVYQEGLYGTEVYGGYPTAYRVAQSPSATATAAYSDGYGRVYATDPYHHSVGPTTTYGVGTMASLYRGGYNRFTPY; translated from the exons ATG GGTGCTCCTGCTCAGGAGGCGGGGCCAGGCAGCAGTGACCCCGCCCTCCCTCAGGTCTATGCCGCACCTCCTTCATATCCACCACCTGGACAAGCCCCACCCACTCCTGCAGCCAGACTCCCAACTCTTGAttttagctccgcccactccAGCTCTGATTACCCAGACCACCATCAGCTCCGAGTGTATCAGAGCGCTCAGCATGAGGGGGCGGAGCCTCTAACCGCTAATAACACG GAGGAAGGTCTGGCTCCTGTGACCTCTGACCCCCAGCCTCTAAATGTTCCTGTGGTGACAGGCGCTGGACCAGGAAGCAGCAGTGAAGAAGAGGGTTCTGGAAAAGCCCAACCCAAACGCCTTCATGTCTCAAATATTCCCTTCAGATTCCGTGATCCTGACCTGAGACAGATGTTTGgg caaTTTGGCAAAATCCTGGATGTAGAGATCATCTTCAATGAGAGAGGCTCAAAA GGTTTTGGCTTTGTTACATTTGAGAACGCATCAGAAGCTGATCGAGCCCGAGAGAAACTTAACGGGACGATCGTAGAGGGGAGAAAGATCGAG gtgaACAACGCCACAGCCAGAGTGGTGACAAAGAAACCACAAACTCCTCTTGTTAATA CTGCAGGATGGAAGATTAATCCTGTGATGGGAGCAATGTACGCTCCAGAACTCTATACAG TGGCCAGCTTTCCTTACCCTGTTCCCACTGCCACACTGGCTTACAGAGGCTCTGCCCTGAGAGGGCGTGGTCGTGCTGTGTATAACACTATCCGCTCTGCTGCTGCAGCAGCCACGCCCACTGCCGTTCCAGCCTATCCAGG GGTGGTCTACCAGGAAGGACTATATGGAACTGAAGTCTAT gGAGGATATCCTACTGCGTACAGAGTGGCTCAGTCTCCTTCAGCCACAGCTACAGCTGCATACAGTGATGG gtATGGAAGAGTGTATGCCACTGATCCCTATCATCACTCTGTTGGTCCAACCACCACCTATGGAGTCGGCACTATG GCGAGTCTATATCGAGGAGGCTACAACCGCTTTACCCCATACTGA
- the rap1gapl gene encoding rap1 GTPase-activating protein 1, whose translation MTEAEAQREREGQIERERGTDRKHRSLNLLSIDRTMERCSNTSFSRKRSFTFGAYGGIDRFISDTESSRPESLGHSILDILDSPSNETKPFVPANPNQKVTELFEIIEKLQGSRLDEQRCEFPPPFKSRLLKIGDSLPLILPPKSGGYWIDPPLDRHVETSPTSSSPSFGLETYDIMERDSEAKIYQEFFRHRYHHSFTAVDPSLGPLVLSVCLEEEENRLRVILRMNECSLHATFSVFLFQNFPTAVELAKMLSGSVSVSSFEVVSYLKAPELITAFDEHRVSQNFKFGVLYQKEGQLTEEDILSNSEESEEFKHFLSILGQTVKLRGFTGFRGGLDVSHGQTGSEAVFTSFHGREIMFHVSTKLPFTDGDTQQLQRKRHIGNDIVAVVYQEGRTPFLCDVISSHFLHCFIAVRRVKRENGSDGGDGGAFQVSITAREDVPPFGPPLPNPPIFTEGSVFREFLLTKLINAEISCYRAERFSKLELRTRSSLLEALRSELSSRSQYMMGNSAPPTSTVAPPPEGGGGFIENFKRAIRVRSHSFDTLGVVKKTGQKQRDSESEAGHCSPQEDM comes from the exons ATGACAGAGGCAGAggcacagagagaaagagagggacagatagaaagggagagagggacagacagaaaacacagaagcTTGAATCTTTTATCCATCGATAGAACGATGGAGAGGTGCAGCAACACGTCTTTCTCCCGGAAAAGAAGTTTTACGTTCGGCGCGTATGGAGG GATTGACAGGTTCATCAGTGATACTGAGagcag TAGGCCTGAGTCTCTCGGACACAGCATTCTGGATATTTTAGACTCTCCATCTAACGAGACCAAACCTTTCGTCCCTGCAAACCCCAACCAGAAg GTGACTGAGCTATTCGAGATTATTGAAAAGCTGCAG GGCAGCAGATTAGATGAACAGCGCTGTGAGTTTCCTCCACCATTTAAA TCACGGCTGTTAAAGATAGGGGACAGTTTGCCCCTCATTCTGCCTCCGAAATCTGGAGGTTACTGGATCGACCCTCCTTTGGACAGACATGTTGAGACGAGTCCCACTTCTTCTAGTCCCTCGTTCGGCCTCGAGACGTACGACATCATGGAGAGAGACAGCGAGGCTAAAATCTACCAGGAGTTTTTCAGACACAGG TACCATCACTCATTCACTGCAGTCGATCCCTCACTTGGGCCACTCGTCCTCTCCGTCTgtctggaggaggaggagaaccGACTGAGGGTCATTCTCAG GATGAACGAGTGCTCTCTGCATGCGaccttctctgtctttctcttccaAAACTTTCCTACAGCTGTAGAGCTTGCAAAG ATGCTGAGTGGCAGCGTGAGTGTGTCCAGTTTTGAAGTGGTCAGTTACCTGAAG gctcCAGAGCTGATTACAGCATTTGATGAACATAGAGTGTCTCAAAACTTTAAATTTGGGGTTTTATATCAGAAAGAAGGAcaa TTAACAGAGGAGGACATTCTCAGTAACAGTGAGGAGAGTGAggagtttaaacattttctgtctATTCTGGGACAAACTGTTAAACTGCGAGGATTTACCGG CTTTAGAGGGGGTCTGGATGTTTCACATggacaaacaggaagtgaggcgGTGTTTACTTCCTTTCATGGCCGAGAGATCATGTTCCATGTATCAACTAAACTACCCTTTACAGATGGAGATACACAGCAG CTCCAGAGGAAGCGACACATAGGAAATGACATTGTGGCAGTGGTGTATCAGGAAGGCAGGACGCCGTttctctgtgatgtcattagcTCACACTTTCTTCACTGCTTCATCGCTGTGAGGAGGGTAAAGCGAGAAAACGGGTCAGATGGAGGAGACGGCGGGGCATTTCAG GTGTCCATCACAGCAAGGGAGGATGTGCCTCCATTTGGTCCACCACTTCCAAACCCTCCCATTTTTACAGAG GGTTCCGTGTTCCGTGAGTTTCTCCTGACCAAACTGATCAACGCAGAGATTTCGTGTTACAGAGCTGAGCGCTTCAGTAAACTGGAG CTGCGCACTCGCTCCTCTCTGCTGGAGGCGCTGAGATCTGAGCTGTCCTCACGCTCTCAGTACATGATGGGAAACTCAGCACCACCCACCAGCACAGTGGCCCCACCTCCAGAGGGGGGAGGAGGATTTATTGAAAACTTTAAA AGAGCTATAAGAGTGCGCAGTCACTCTTTTGACACCTTGGGAGTTGTGAAGAAGACAGGCCAAAAACAACGG GATAGTGAGAG TGAAGCAGGACACTGCAGCCCACAGGAAGACATGTAA
- the rps9 gene encoding 40S ribosomal protein S9, with protein MPVARTWVCSKTYVTPRRPFEKSRLDQELKLIGEYGLRNKREVWRVKFTLAKIRKAARELLTLDEKDPRRLFEGNALLRRLVRIGVLDEGKMKLDYILGLKVEDFLERRLQTQVFKLGLAKSIHHARVLIRQRHIRVRKQVVNIPSFVVRLDSQKHIDFSLRSPYGGGRPGRVKRKNAKKGQGGAGGGDDEEED; from the exons ATGCCGGTTGCCCGCACTTGGGTGTGCAGTAAGACGTACGTCACTCCACGTCGTCCCTTCGAGAAGTCCCGTCTCGACCAGGAACTCAAGCTCATTG GTGAGTATGGACTGAGGAATAAGCGTGAGGTCTGGAGAGTGAAGTTCACTCTGGCTAAAATTCGCAAAGCTGCTCGAGAGCTGCTCACTCTGGATGAGAAAGACCCCAGGCGTCTCTTTGAGG GTAATGCCCTGCTGAGGCGTCTAGTGCGCATAGGTGTGCTGGATGAAGGGAAGATGAAACTTGATTACATCCTGGGTCTGAAGGTAGAGGATTTTCTGGAGCGCAGGCTGCAGACACAGGTCTTCAAGCTCGGCCTGGCCAAGAGTATCCACCATGCTCGTGTCCTCATCCGCCAGAGACACATCCG TGTGCGTAAGCAGGTGGTGAACATCCCGTCGTTTGTGGTGCGTCTGGACAGTCAGAAACACATCGACTTCTCCCTGCGTTCTCCATACGGAGGAGGACGTCCCGGTCGTGTAAAGAGAAAGAACGCCAAGAAGGGCCAGGGTGGTGCTGGAGGTGGCGACGACGAGGAGGAGGATTAA
- the rbfox1l gene encoding RNA binding protein fox-1 homolog 1-like isoform X1, protein MLSSPAVILQPYGLPMYPQTSCYPSLMQGAPAQEAGPGSSDPALPQVYAAPPSYPPPGQAPPTPAARLPTLDFSSAHSSSDYPDHHQLRVYQSAQHEGAEPLTANNTEEGLAPVTSDPQPLNVPVVTGAGPGSSSEEEGSGKAQPKRLHVSNIPFRFRDPDLRQMFGQFGKILDVEIIFNERGSKGFGFVTFENASEADRAREKLNGTIVEGRKIEVNNATARVVTKKPQTPLVNTAGWKINPVMGAMYAPELYTVASFPYPVPTATLAYRGSALRGRGRAVYNTIRSAAAAATPTAVPAYPGVVYQEGLYGTEVYGGYPTAYRVAQSPSATATAAYSDGYGRVYATDPYHHSVGPTTTYGVGTMASLYRGGYNRFTPY, encoded by the exons ATGTTGTCCTCGCCTGCAGTCATCCTGCAGCCGTATGGTCTGCCTATGTATCCACAAACGTCCTGTTACCCCAGCCTAATGCAG GGTGCTCCTGCTCAGGAGGCGGGGCCAGGCAGCAGTGACCCCGCCCTCCCTCAGGTCTATGCCGCACCTCCTTCATATCCACCACCTGGACAAGCCCCACCCACTCCTGCAGCCAGACTCCCAACTCTTGAttttagctccgcccactccAGCTCTGATTACCCAGACCACCATCAGCTCCGAGTGTATCAGAGCGCTCAGCATGAGGGGGCGGAGCCTCTAACCGCTAATAACACG GAGGAAGGTCTGGCTCCTGTGACCTCTGACCCCCAGCCTCTAAATGTTCCTGTGGTGACAGGCGCTGGACCAGGAAGCAGCAGTGAAGAAGAGGGTTCTGGAAAAGCCCAACCCAAACGCCTTCATGTCTCAAATATTCCCTTCAGATTCCGTGATCCTGACCTGAGACAGATGTTTGgg caaTTTGGCAAAATCCTGGATGTAGAGATCATCTTCAATGAGAGAGGCTCAAAA GGTTTTGGCTTTGTTACATTTGAGAACGCATCAGAAGCTGATCGAGCCCGAGAGAAACTTAACGGGACGATCGTAGAGGGGAGAAAGATCGAG gtgaACAACGCCACAGCCAGAGTGGTGACAAAGAAACCACAAACTCCTCTTGTTAATA CTGCAGGATGGAAGATTAATCCTGTGATGGGAGCAATGTACGCTCCAGAACTCTATACAG TGGCCAGCTTTCCTTACCCTGTTCCCACTGCCACACTGGCTTACAGAGGCTCTGCCCTGAGAGGGCGTGGTCGTGCTGTGTATAACACTATCCGCTCTGCTGCTGCAGCAGCCACGCCCACTGCCGTTCCAGCCTATCCAGG GGTGGTCTACCAGGAAGGACTATATGGAACTGAAGTCTAT gGAGGATATCCTACTGCGTACAGAGTGGCTCAGTCTCCTTCAGCCACAGCTACAGCTGCATACAGTGATGG gtATGGAAGAGTGTATGCCACTGATCCCTATCATCACTCTGTTGGTCCAACCACCACCTATGGAGTCGGCACTATG GCGAGTCTATATCGAGGAGGCTACAACCGCTTTACCCCATACTGA